A stretch of the Pseudomonas helvetica genome encodes the following:
- a CDS encoding TIGR00645 family protein: MERFVENAMYASRWLLAPIYFGLSLGLLALALKFFQEVFHVIPNVFSMAESDLILVLLSLIDMALVGGLLVMVMISGYENFVSELDIDEGKEKLNWLGTMDSSSLKMKVAASIVAISSIHLLRIFMDARNVDPEHLKWYVIIHMTFVISAFAMGYLDKLTKH; the protein is encoded by the coding sequence ATGGAACGTTTTGTCGAAAATGCAATGTACGCCTCGCGCTGGCTGCTGGCGCCGATCTACTTCGGTTTGTCCCTGGGCCTGCTGGCCCTGGCGCTGAAATTCTTTCAGGAAGTCTTCCACGTTATTCCCAACGTGTTCTCGATGGCCGAGTCCGATCTGATTCTGGTGCTGTTGTCGCTGATCGACATGGCGCTGGTGGGCGGCTTGCTGGTGATGGTGATGATTTCCGGCTACGAAAACTTCGTGTCCGAACTCGACATTGATGAAGGCAAGGAGAAGCTCAACTGGTTGGGCACGATGGACTCTTCTTCCCTGAAGATGAAAGTCGCGGCCTCGATCGTGGCGATTTCCTCGATTCACCTGTTGCGCATCTTCATGGACGCCAGGAACGTCGATCCCGAGCACCTGAAGTGGTACGTGATCATTCACATGACCTTCGTGATCTCGGCGTTTGCCATGGGCTACCTGGACAAGCTGACCAAGCACTGA
- a CDS encoding DUF6482 family protein translates to MNLQELNAYAIAGKVDELNLISMEGGIYLLEARIHGAAHPIDDTHGQTLHLRSVEHAREVLHAFPKLTFNLIHTSVHDEMCGLGTSGEESLKLPISQ, encoded by the coding sequence ATGAACCTGCAAGAGTTGAACGCCTATGCCATCGCCGGGAAGGTCGATGAGCTGAATCTGATTTCGATGGAAGGCGGGATCTATCTGTTAGAGGCACGGATACATGGCGCCGCTCATCCAATCGACGACACCCATGGGCAAACACTGCATTTGCGTTCGGTAGAGCATGCTCGTGAAGTCCTTCATGCCTTTCCCAAGCTGACGTTCAACCTGATTCACACCTCGGTGCACGATGAGATGTGCGGTCTGGGCACCAGCGGGGAAGAGAGCCTGAAGTTGCCCATATCCCAATAG
- a CDS encoding FKBP-type peptidyl-prolyl cis-trans isomerase, whose translation MSEVNLSTDETRVSYGIGRQLGDQLRDNPPPGVSLDAILAGLTDAFAGKESRVGQEAMSASFKVIREIMQAEAAAKAEAAAGEGLAFLAENAKRDGITTLASGLQFEVLTQGEGAKPTREDQVRTHYHGTLIDGTVFDSSYDRGQPAEFPVGGVIAGWTEALQLMNAGSKWRLYVPSELAYGAQGVGSIPPHSVLVFDVELLDVL comes from the coding sequence ATGTCCGAAGTAAATCTGTCCACCGACGAAACCCGCGTCAGCTACGGCATCGGCCGTCAGTTGGGCGACCAACTGCGCGACAACCCGCCACCGGGCGTTAGCCTGGACGCGATCCTGGCCGGTCTGACCGACGCATTCGCCGGCAAGGAAAGCCGCGTTGGCCAGGAAGCAATGTCTGCCAGCTTCAAGGTCATCCGCGAAATCATGCAAGCCGAAGCTGCTGCCAAGGCTGAAGCGGCCGCTGGCGAAGGCCTGGCATTCCTGGCTGAAAACGCCAAGCGTGACGGCATCACCACTCTGGCTTCCGGCCTGCAGTTCGAAGTACTGACTCAAGGTGAAGGCGCCAAGCCAACCCGTGAAGATCAAGTGCGTACTCACTACCACGGCACGCTGATCGACGGCACTGTGTTCGACAGCTCCTACGATCGTGGTCAGCCTGCAGAATTCCCGGTTGGCGGCGTGATCGCCGGCTGGACCGAAGCCCTGCAACTGATGAACGCCGGTAGCAAATGGCGCCTGTACGTGCCGAGCGAACTGGCTTACGGCGCACAAGGCGTTGGCAGCATTCCGCCGCACAGCGTTCTGGTGTTCGACGTCGAGCTGCTCGACGTTCTGTAA
- a CDS encoding zinc ribbon domain-containing protein YjdM: MSTLPPCPKCNSEYTYEDGAQLICPECAHEWSANGEADAASDETVKKDSVGNVLQDGDTITVIKDLKVKGTSLVVKVGTKVKNIRLCDGDHDIDCKIDGIGPMKLKSEFVRKV, encoded by the coding sequence GTGAGCACGTTGCCACCCTGCCCGAAATGCAATTCCGAATACACCTATGAAGACGGCGCCCAACTGATCTGCCCAGAGTGCGCCCACGAGTGGTCCGCCAACGGCGAAGCCGACGCAGCGTCCGATGAAACCGTGAAAAAGGATTCGGTCGGCAACGTCCTGCAAGATGGCGACACCATCACCGTGATCAAGGACCTCAAGGTCAAGGGCACATCGTTGGTGGTCAAGGTCGGCACCAAGGTCAAGAACATCCGCCTGTGCGATGGCGACCACGACATCGACTGCAAGATCGACGGTATCGGCCCGATGAAGCTCAAATCCGAGTTCGTCAGAAAAGTCTGA
- a CDS encoding polyprenyl synthetase family protein codes for MQPQAFYRAVADDFNAVDGIIKKQLTSRVPLVSKIGDYITSAGGKRLRPLLVLLCGKALGREGDDMRLLAATIEFLHTATLLHDDVVDMSGMRRGRSTANAMWGNAPSVLVGDFLYSRSFEMMVELGSMPVMKILSQATRIIAEGEVLQLSKVRDASTTEETYMEVIRGKTAMLFEASTHSAAALAGATPEQSEALRTFGDHLGVAFQLVDDLLDYKGDAETLGKNVGDDLAEGKPTLPLIYTMREGTPEQAALVRRAIQKGGIEDLESIRAAVEASGSLDYTAQLARDYVARAIKCLEMLPASEYRDALVELSEFAVARTH; via the coding sequence ATGCAACCCCAAGCTTTCTACCGCGCGGTGGCGGACGATTTTAACGCCGTCGACGGCATCATCAAGAAGCAGCTGACTTCCCGAGTGCCGCTGGTATCGAAAATCGGCGATTACATTACCTCGGCTGGCGGTAAACGCCTGCGCCCTTTATTAGTGTTGCTGTGTGGCAAGGCCCTGGGGCGCGAAGGCGACGACATGCGCTTGCTGGCCGCCACCATCGAATTCCTGCACACCGCCACCCTGCTGCACGACGACGTGGTCGACATGTCCGGCATGCGCCGTGGCCGCTCGACCGCCAACGCCATGTGGGGCAATGCCCCGAGCGTGCTGGTGGGTGATTTCCTGTACTCGCGCTCGTTCGAGATGATGGTCGAACTGGGCTCGATGCCGGTGATGAAGATTCTCTCGCAAGCCACGCGGATCATCGCCGAAGGCGAAGTCTTGCAGCTGTCCAAGGTGCGCGACGCCAGCACCACCGAAGAAACCTACATGGAAGTCATCCGCGGCAAAACCGCGATGCTTTTCGAGGCTTCGACCCACAGTGCCGCGGCCCTGGCTGGCGCTACACCAGAACAGAGCGAAGCCTTGCGCACCTTTGGCGACCACCTCGGTGTGGCCTTCCAGCTGGTCGACGACTTGCTGGATTACAAAGGCGACGCAGAAACCCTGGGCAAGAACGTCGGTGACGATCTGGCCGAAGGCAAGCCGACCCTGCCGTTGATCTACACCATGCGCGAAGGCACGCCGGAGCAAGCGGCACTGGTGCGCCGGGCGATTCAGAAAGGCGGTATCGAAGACCTGGAAAGCATCCGCGCTGCCGTGGAAGCCTCGGGCTCGCTGGACTACACCGCACAACTGGCCCGCGATTACGTGGCCCGTGCGATCAAATGCCTCGAAATGCTGCCTGCCAGCGAATACCGGGATGCATTGGTCGAGTTGAGCGAGTTTGCGGTCGCCCGTACGCACTGA
- the rplU gene encoding 50S ribosomal protein L21: MSYAVIVTGGKQYKVAPGEYLKIEKLEIATGESVTFDRVLLVANGDDVNIGAPVVAGATVVAEVISQGRHDKVRIIKFRRRKHHMKRMGHRQWYTEIKITGIQA; the protein is encoded by the coding sequence ATGTCGTACGCAGTAATCGTTACTGGTGGCAAGCAATACAAGGTCGCCCCAGGTGAATACCTGAAGATCGAGAAACTGGAAATCGCTACCGGCGAATCCGTAACTTTTGATCGCGTTCTGTTGGTCGCCAATGGCGATGACGTGAATATCGGCGCTCCAGTTGTTGCTGGCGCTACCGTTGTGGCTGAAGTGATCTCCCAAGGTCGTCACGATAAAGTCCGCATCATCAAGTTCCGTCGTCGTAAGCACCACATGAAGCGTATGGGCCACCGCCAGTGGTACACCGAGATCAAAATCACCGGTATTCAGGCTTAA
- the rpmA gene encoding 50S ribosomal protein L27 yields MAHKKAGGSTRNGRDSEAKRLGVKMYGGQKIIPGNIIVRQRGTQFHAGYGVGMGKDHTLFAKIEGVIKFEVKGAFNRRYVSVVAA; encoded by the coding sequence ATGGCACACAAAAAAGCTGGTGGTAGTACCCGTAACGGTCGCGACTCAGAAGCCAAACGCCTTGGCGTGAAGATGTATGGCGGCCAGAAAATCATTCCGGGCAACATCATCGTGCGTCAGCGCGGCACCCAATTCCACGCCGGTTACGGTGTTGGCATGGGTAAAGATCACACCCTCTTCGCGAAAATCGAAGGCGTGATCAAGTTTGAAGTAAAAGGCGCGTTCAACCGCCGTTACGTGAGCGTTGTCGCGGCTTAA